A window from Cryptomeria japonica chromosome 1, Sugi_1.0, whole genome shotgun sequence encodes these proteins:
- the LOC131071988 gene encoding receptor-like protein kinase BRI1-like 3, with the protein MGSSGQRIGSWKWDWMVFLVVMDYVIRGAQAAADGVLRKDAEGLIEFKKGVTDDPQGVLNGWVTKYDGNPCTWYGVKCSLGRVTSVDLSNAGVTGNLRVEELVSVLDKLDTLVLKGNNFTGDIGSNLNVTKGNGCSIKVFDLSDNHLSGILPMDFLSSCQELVSLNMSHNSITAATRGTGSASLGSSVKVVDLSRNLLSGDSFLSGILANCQSLEHLDLSYNRLNGSLPQGIGQCAYLVSLNLSSNLFTDGIPKDLVISIHNSDCNGGNCSLQSRLQLLDLSNNNISGPLSALELGDSCGQLTVLNLSSNSLTGKIPSHLGNCKSLKLLNLSANKLSDTIPASLGGLASIVQLLVSKNNLNGNIPPELGGICPTVQELDLSSNTIIGSIPSSFAACSSLRIINLSNNQLSGKFLGDLIGSLQSLKALYLSYNNLTGSIPLSLTNCTTLEVLDLSSNNISGTIPPGICTPSSSLQRLYLPDNHLTGQLPQELANCRNLRSIDFSFNNLNGAIPAVLGSLPYLQDLIIWLNQLTGEIPEKICSSGSLETLILNHNSITGKIPDGLANCPNLVWISLSSNRLNGSIPSSLGQLDKLAILQLGNNSLSGKIPSELGNCRSLIWLDVNSNMLEGSIPAALALQSGHIVAGRVAGKLFAFVRNEGGTSCRGAGGLLEFSGIRQEQLLQSPMLHSCPFTRVYLGVTMYTFTNNGTLIYLDLSYNSLSGTIPEEFGTMYYLQVLNLGHNKITGPIPMTFGGLKQIGVLDMSHNNLQGFIPGSLGGLSFLSDLDVSNNNLTGPIPSSGQLMTFPAARYDNNSGLCGLPLDPCGTHQPRNSADSSHQSSESGRDGKARASLAGSVAVGLVFSLSVIIGLIFVAVKTRKQKKQEDMRDKYMDSLPTSGSGSWKLSGVLEPLSINVATFEKPLRKLTFAHLLEATNGFSADSLIGSGGFGDVYKAQLKDGSVVAIKKLIHVSGQGDREFTAEMETIGKIKHRNLVPLLGYCKVGEERLLVYEYMKWGSLETVLHEKIKGSSTLDWAARKKIAIGSARGLAFLHHSCIPLIIHRDMKSSNVLLDENMEARVSDFGMARLMNALDTHLSVSTLAGTPGYVPPEYYQSFRCTTKGDVYSYGVILLELLSGKRPIDPVEFGDNNLVGWMKQNVKLKKFLDIFDPLLIKDKSLQMDLIQHLRIACECLDDRPWRRPTMIQVMAMFRELQTDGEAEPDGFTLPDEVVVPEESSS; encoded by the coding sequence ATGGGCAGCAGTGGTCAGAGGATTGGATCGTGGAAGTGGGATTGGATGGTCTTCTTGGTTGTGATGGATTATGTCATACGAGGAGCTCAAGCTGCTGCTGATGGGGTGTTGAGAAAGGATGCAGAGGGTCTGATTGAGTTCAAGAAAGGAGTTACAGATGATCCACAGGGAGTTTTGAATGGATGGGTAACGAAATATGATGGTAATCCATGTACTTGGTATGGAGTTAAGTGCTCTCTGGGGAGAGTAACATCGGTTGACCTCAGCAATGCAGGGGTTACAGGGAATTTGCGGGTTGAAGAGCTTGTATCAGTGTTGGATAAGCTTGATACTCTTGTTTTGAAAGGAAACAACTTTACAGGGGATATTGGGTCTAATCTGAATGTTACAAAGGGGAATGGTTGCAGCATCAAGGTATTTGATTTGTCAGACAATCATTTATCAGGGATCCTCCCCATGGATTTCCTGAGTTCCTGTCAGGAGCTGGTTTCACTGAATATGTCCCACAACTCTATCACAGCTGCTACAAGAGGGACTGGTTCTGCTAGTTTAGGGTCATCAGTAAAAGTGGTGGATCTCTCGCGCAATCTTCTATCAGGTGACAGCTTTCTTTCGGGTATCCTTGCTAATTGCCAAAGTTTGGAGCATTTGGACCTCTCCTACAACAGGCTCAACGGCAGCCTCCCCCAGGGGATTGGCCAATGCGCCTATCTGGTAAGTCTCAATCTCTCTTCGAATTTGTTCACAGATGGAATACCCAAAGACCTTGTTATAAGCATCCACAACAGCGACTGCAATGGTGGGAATTGCAGTCTACAGTCAAGGCTGCAATTACTTGATCTGTCAAACAACAACATTTCTGGACCGCTTTCGGCATTGGAGTTGGGGGATTCGTGTGGCCAATTGACAGTCCTAAACTTGTCCTCCAATTCCCTCACAGGGAAAATCCCTTCTCATTTAGGCAACTGCAAGAGCCTAAAACTGCTCAACCTGTCTGCAAACAAATTGAGTGATACAATACCTGCATCCCTTGGGGGTCTAGCCAGTATAGTACAGCTTTTAGTTTCTAAAAACAATCTAAATGGAAACATTCCTCCAGAGCTGGGCGGCATATGCCCAACTGTACAGGAGCTCGATCTTTCATCCAATACCATTATAGGATCAATACCTTCTTCCTTTGCTGCTTGTTCTTCGCTTCGCATCATTAACCTCAGCAATAATCAGCTTTCAGGAAAATTCCTTGGTGATCTGATCGGAAGTCTCCAGTCTCTGAAGGCATTGTACCTCTCTTACAACAATCTGACAGGGTCAATACCCCTTTCTCTCACGAATTGTACCACATTGGAAGTCTTGGACTTGAGTTCAAACAATATTTCTGGCACCATCCCACCAGGTATTTGTACCCCTTCCTCTTCGTTACAAAGGCTGTATCTTCCTGACAACCACCTGACAGGTCAGCTGCCTCAAGAACTCGCCAACTGCCGTAATCTTCGCTCCATAGATTTCAGTTTCAATAACTTGAATGGGGCGATTCCTGCGGTATTGGGTTCACTTCCATATTTGCAAGACCTGATCATTTGGCTCAACCAGCTCACAGGAGAAATCCCTGAGAAAATATGCAGCAGTGGAAGCTTGGAGACTCTTATCCTGAATCACAATTCCATCACAGGAAAAATTCCTGATGGCCTTGCAAACTGTCCCAACCTCGTATGGATTTCTCTCTCCAGCAACAGATTGAATGGTTCCATACCGTCTTCACTAGGTCAATTGGATAAGTTGGCAATACTTCAGTTAGGCAACAACTCTCTTTCTGGTAAAATTCCTTCGGAGCTTGGTAACTGTAGAAGTTTGATATGGCTGGATGTTAACAGTAACATGTTAGAGGGTTCCATACCTGCAGCACTTGCACTGCAATCAGGACATATAGTAGCTGGACGTGTTGCTGGAAAATTGTTTGCATTTGTAAGAAATGAAGGTGGGACTTCCTGCAGGGGAGCTGGGGGACTTCTGGAATTTTCCGGGATTCGACAGGAGCAGCTCTTACAGTCTCCCATGTTACATTCTTGTCCATTCACCAGAGTCTACTTAGGGGTCACAATGTACACATTTACAAATAATGGTACACTGATATACCTTGATTTGTCCTACAACTCCCTTTCTGGGACTATTCCAGAAGAGTTTGGAACTATGTATTATTTGCAAGTTCTCAATTTAGGACACAATAAAATCACTGGGCCAATTCCAATGACCTTTGGAGGTCTAAAGCAAATTGGTGTCTTAGACATGTCTCACAATAATCTACAAGGATTCATCCCTGGATCACTAGGTGGGCTCTCATTCTTAAGTGATTTAGATGTATCCAACAACAATCTTACAGGACCCATCCCTTCCTCAGGTCAGCTCATGACATTCCCTGCTGCAAGATATGACAACAATTCAGGTCTCTGTGGTTTACCACTTGATCCGTGTGGAACTCACCAACCCAGAAATAGTGCAGACTCTTCACATCAATCATCTGAATCAGGTCGTGATGGAAAAGCACGAGCATCTTTGGCAGGAAGTGTGGCAGTGGGATTAGTGTTCTCTCTGTCAGTAATCATTGGGCTCATTTTTGTTGCTGTTAAAACCCGAAAGCAGAAAAAACAAGAAGATATGAGAGACAAATACATGGACAGCCTACCCACTTCAGGAAGTGGTAGTTGGAAGCTATCTGGGGTTCTAGAGCCCTTAAGCATAAATGTTGCAACATTTGAAAAACCGCTGAGAAAGCTTACATTTGCTCACCTACTTGAAGCCACAAATGGATTCAGTGCAGATAGCTTGATTGGATCGGGAGGCTTTGGAGATGTATACAAGGCTCAATTAAAAGATGGATCTGTTGTGGCAATAAAAAAACTTATACATGTGAGTGGTCAGGGGGACAGAGAATTCACAGCAGAGATGGAAACTATAGGGAAAATCAAACACAGGAACCTTGTTCCTCTCCTAGGTTACTGCAAAGTGGGGGAAGAGAGGTTACTTGTTTATGAATATATGAAATGGGGAAGTCTAGAAACAGTACTACATGAGAAAATTAAAGGAAGCAGCACTCTTGATTGGGCTGCAAGGAAAAAAATTGCTATTGGTTCTGCTAGAGGATTGGCATTTCTTCACCACAGTTGCATTCCCCTCATAATTCACAGAGACATGAAATCAAGTAATGTCCTTCTGGATGAGAACATGGAAGCTAGAGTTTCAGATTTTGGGATGGCCAGGCTTATGAATGCACTAGATACTCATTTGAGTGTCAGCACCCTGGCTGGTACTCCTGGTTATGTACCACCAGAGTACTACCAGAGTTTTCGATGTACAACAAAAGGAGATGTTTATAGCTATGGTGTTATCTTGTTAGAACTTCTCTCAGGGAAAAGACCCATTGACCCTGTTGAGTTTGGCGACAATAATCTAGTTGGGTGGATGAAGCAAAATGTGAAGCTGAAAAAGTTTCTAGACATATTTGATCCATTGCTAATTAAAGACAAATCTTTACAGATGGACCTGATTCAACATCTCAGAATTGCCTGTGAATGCCTAGATGATCGCCCCTGGCGAAGGCCTACCATGATCCAAGTTATGGCTATGTTCAGAGAGCTTCAAACAGATGGAGAAGCAGAACCAGATGGATTCACTCTACCAGATGAAGTGGTTGTCCCTGAGGAAAGCTCCTCCTGA